From the Hymenobacter yonginensis genome, one window contains:
- a CDS encoding 4-hydroxy-3-methylbut-2-enyl diphosphate reductase — translation MPHHLSVRIDPNSGFCFGVIYAIQMAEDLLDEQGYLYCLGDIVHNDEEVQRLEKRGLRIIDYEQFEALRDEAVLIRAHGEPPSTYQMALHNNLTLIDASCPVVLKLQNRIKTSYDKKDQIFIYGKHGHAEVRGLLGQTSGNAVVFESLDELLSHELPANITLYSQTTKSTDSFYRIKGELEGRGYQVNANDTICRQVSNRDKDLRRFAAQFDQIVFVSGTKSSNGKVLYHVCKETNEHTHFISSTDELRADWFRPGQSVGICGATSTPMWLMEQVRDALLAL, via the coding sequence ATGCCGCACCACCTGAGCGTCCGTATCGACCCCAATTCCGGCTTTTGCTTCGGCGTGATCTATGCCATTCAAATGGCGGAAGACTTGCTCGATGAGCAGGGGTATTTGTATTGCCTCGGCGATATTGTGCACAACGATGAAGAAGTGCAGCGCCTGGAAAAGCGCGGCCTGCGCATCATCGACTACGAGCAGTTTGAGGCCCTGCGCGACGAGGCCGTGCTGATTCGGGCCCATGGCGAGCCGCCTAGCACCTATCAGATGGCCCTGCACAACAATCTCACCCTCATCGACGCCTCGTGCCCGGTGGTGCTGAAGCTGCAGAACCGCATCAAAACGTCCTACGACAAGAAGGACCAGATCTTTATCTACGGCAAGCACGGCCACGCCGAGGTGCGCGGGCTGCTGGGCCAGACCAGCGGCAACGCCGTGGTGTTTGAGAGCCTCGACGAGCTGCTGAGCCACGAGCTGCCCGCCAACATCACGCTCTACAGCCAGACCACCAAAAGCACCGACTCCTTCTACCGCATCAAGGGCGAACTGGAAGGCCGCGGCTACCAGGTGAATGCCAACGACACCATCTGCCGGCAGGTGAGCAACCGCGACAAGGACCTGCGCCGGTTCGCGGCCCAGTTCGACCAGATTGTGTTCGTGTCGGGCACCAAAAGCTCCAACGGCAAGGTGCTCTACCACGTCTGCAAGGAAACCAACGAGCACACGCACTTCATCTCCAGCACCGATGAGCTGCGGGCCGATTGGTTCCGGCCGGGGCAGTCGGTGGGTATCTGCGGGGCCACCAGCACCCCCATGTGGCTGATGGAGCAGGTTCGCGACGCCCTGCTGGCGCTCTGA
- a CDS encoding fatty acid desaturase yields MPASISPPLIATPASATPRRVKPAPLGSKGVWVALGILLCWGSLLTFLLAFYRPNWATPWPYLLALLQMHLYTGLFITAHDAMHGVVSANKRLNNALGTLAAGLFAYNWFPRMLPKHHEHHRHVATPDDPDYHDGQHPGFLPWFARFAWNYVTVWQVLLMAATYNVLKLFFPQANVIAFWMIPAVLATLQLFFFGTYLPHRGEHAPDNVHKSRSQFRHHLWAFVSCYFFGYHYEHHDQPYLPWWRLWRTKHA; encoded by the coding sequence ATGCCCGCCAGTATCTCCCCGCCACTTATTGCCACTCCTGCTTCAGCCACTCCCCGGCGCGTGAAACCCGCTCCATTGGGCAGCAAGGGTGTTTGGGTGGCGCTGGGCATCCTGCTGTGCTGGGGCAGCCTGCTGACGTTTCTGCTGGCATTTTACCGCCCCAACTGGGCTACGCCGTGGCCGTATCTGCTGGCGCTGCTGCAGATGCATCTGTACACGGGCCTGTTCATCACGGCGCACGATGCTATGCACGGCGTGGTAAGCGCCAACAAGCGCCTCAACAACGCGCTGGGTACCCTGGCTGCCGGCCTGTTTGCCTACAACTGGTTTCCGCGGATGCTGCCTAAGCACCACGAACACCACCGCCACGTAGCCACCCCCGACGACCCCGACTACCACGACGGGCAGCACCCCGGCTTCCTGCCCTGGTTTGCGCGCTTCGCCTGGAACTACGTAACCGTATGGCAGGTGCTGCTGATGGCCGCCACCTACAACGTGCTGAAGCTGTTCTTCCCGCAGGCCAATGTTATTGCCTTCTGGATGATACCGGCTGTGCTGGCTACGTTGCAGCTGTTCTTTTTCGGCACCTACCTGCCGCACCGGGGCGAGCACGCCCCCGACAACGTGCATAAGTCGCGCAGCCAGTTTCGCCATCACCTGTGGGCATTCGTGAGCTGCTATTTTTTCGGGTATCACTACGAGCACCACGACCAGCCCTATCTGCCGTGGTGGCGGCTCTGGCGCACCAAGCACGCGTAA
- a CDS encoding phytoene desaturase family protein translates to MSKHVLVIGSGFAGLSAATSLAQRGYRVTILEKNEGPGGRARVFRTQGFTFDMGPSWYWMPDIFEQYFARFGKKVSDYYNLVRLDPSYQVIFKGPEAVDIPAAMSELRQLFERYEPGSAARLDEFLRQAAYKYKVGIGKFVHMPGRSLLEFADPRLLVDAVRLDLLQSMHKHVRKFFKDPRLLELVEFPILFLGATSENTPALYSLMNYADLALGTWYPMGGMHKIVEGMVALAQEQGVTLHYNQEVQQIVVENGRATGVQTASGFHAADVVVAGADYHHAEQHLLAPEWRHYDEAYWDKRTMAPSSLLFYLGVNRRIEKLRHHNLFFDEDFSLHAEEIYENPKWPSRPLFYASAPSLTDPSVAPEGCENLFLLIPVAPDLPDPEATREHYYHLIMDRLERHCGHSIRDAVVYKRSFAHQDFQQDYHSYKGNAYGLANTLRQTAILKPSLKSNKVGNLYFTGQLTVPGPGVPPSLISGQVVAGEVEKENK, encoded by the coding sequence GTGAGTAAACACGTTCTGGTTATCGGCTCCGGCTTTGCGGGCCTCTCGGCGGCTACTTCGCTGGCGCAACGCGGCTACCGCGTCACTATTCTGGAAAAGAACGAAGGCCCCGGCGGCCGGGCCCGTGTGTTCCGCACCCAGGGCTTCACCTTCGATATGGGCCCGAGCTGGTACTGGATGCCCGATATCTTCGAGCAGTACTTCGCCCGCTTCGGCAAAAAAGTAAGCGACTACTACAACCTGGTGCGGCTGGACCCCTCGTATCAGGTGATTTTCAAAGGCCCCGAGGCCGTGGACATTCCGGCGGCCATGAGCGAGCTGCGGCAGCTGTTTGAGCGCTACGAGCCCGGCAGCGCCGCCCGCCTCGACGAGTTTCTGCGGCAGGCGGCCTACAAGTACAAGGTGGGCATCGGCAAGTTCGTGCACATGCCGGGCCGCTCTCTGCTGGAGTTTGCTGATCCGCGCCTGCTGGTGGACGCTGTACGGCTGGATCTGCTGCAGAGCATGCACAAGCACGTGCGCAAGTTCTTCAAGGACCCGCGCCTGCTGGAGCTGGTGGAGTTCCCTATTCTGTTTCTGGGCGCCACCTCCGAAAACACGCCGGCCCTCTACTCGCTCATGAACTACGCCGACCTGGCGCTGGGCACCTGGTATCCGATGGGGGGCATGCACAAGATTGTGGAGGGTATGGTAGCGCTGGCTCAGGAGCAGGGCGTGACGCTGCACTACAACCAGGAAGTGCAGCAGATAGTGGTGGAAAACGGCCGCGCCACCGGCGTGCAGACCGCCAGCGGCTTCCATGCCGCCGATGTGGTGGTGGCTGGCGCCGACTACCACCACGCCGAGCAGCACCTGCTGGCTCCCGAGTGGCGCCACTACGACGAGGCCTACTGGGACAAGCGCACCATGGCGCCGTCGTCGTTGCTGTTCTACCTGGGCGTGAACCGGCGCATCGAGAAGCTGCGCCATCACAACCTGTTCTTCGACGAAGACTTCAGCCTCCACGCCGAGGAAATCTACGAAAACCCCAAGTGGCCCAGCCGGCCGCTGTTCTACGCCTCCGCGCCCAGCCTCACCGACCCCAGCGTGGCGCCCGAAGGCTGCGAAAACCTGTTCCTGCTGATTCCGGTAGCGCCCGACCTACCCGACCCTGAGGCCACGCGCGAGCATTACTACCACCTCATCATGGACCGGTTGGAGCGCCACTGCGGCCACAGCATCCGCGACGCGGTAGTGTACAAGCGCAGCTTCGCCCACCAGGATTTCCAGCAGGACTACCACAGCTACAAGGGTAACGCCTACGGTTTGGCCAACACCCTGCGCCAGACGGCCATCCTCAAACCCTCGCTGAAGAGCAATAAGGTAGGTAACCTGTATTTTACGGGCCAGCTGACCGTGCCCGGCCCCGGCGTGCCGCCCTCGCTCATCTCGGGGCAGGTAGTGGCCGGCGAAGTGGAGAAGGAGAACAAGTAA
- a CDS encoding phytoene/squalene synthase family protein: MDHIALFTETSRACSKLITQRYSTSFTLGIRTLDARFHLPVYAVYGFVRWADEIVDTFHAHDKAALFADFKRQTYEALEIGLSLNPVLHAFQDVVRAYGIDREFIDAFLYSMEMDLDDRAYNQSLYQKYIYGSAEVVGLMCLRIFCQGNEAQFQQLREPARRLGSAFQKVNFLRDIRSDYEERGRVYFPGVQYERFTDEVKREIEADIRADFDAAYAGIVQLPRSARLGVYLAYVYYLKLFHKIRQLPAARILGERVRVPDNTKLLLLMGSYFRYRLRAI, encoded by the coding sequence ATGGACCACATTGCCCTTTTCACGGAAACCAGCCGGGCGTGCAGCAAGCTGATTACGCAGCGCTATAGCACGTCCTTCACGCTGGGCATTCGCACGCTTGATGCGCGGTTTCACCTGCCCGTGTACGCCGTGTATGGCTTCGTGCGCTGGGCCGACGAAATCGTGGACACGTTTCACGCCCACGACAAGGCGGCGCTGTTCGCCGATTTCAAGCGCCAGACCTACGAGGCCCTTGAAATCGGGCTGAGTCTGAACCCCGTGCTGCACGCCTTCCAGGACGTGGTGCGGGCCTACGGCATCGACCGGGAGTTTATCGACGCGTTTCTGTACAGCATGGAAATGGACCTCGACGACCGGGCCTACAACCAGTCGCTGTACCAGAAATACATCTACGGCTCGGCCGAGGTGGTAGGGCTGATGTGTCTGCGCATCTTCTGCCAGGGCAATGAAGCCCAGTTTCAGCAGCTGCGCGAGCCGGCCCGGCGCCTGGGCTCGGCGTTCCAGAAGGTGAATTTCCTGCGTGACATCCGCTCCGATTATGAGGAGCGGGGCCGCGTGTATTTCCCCGGCGTGCAGTACGAGCGGTTCACCGACGAGGTGAAGCGCGAAATCGAAGCCGACATCCGGGCCGACTTCGACGCGGCGTATGCGGGCATCGTGCAGCTGCCCCGCTCGGCGCGGCTGGGCGTATACTTGGCCTATGTGTACTATCTGAAGCTGTTCCATAAAATCCGGCAGCTGCCTGCGGCACGAATTTTGGGTGAGCGGGTGCGCGTGCCCGACAACACCAAGCTGCTTTTGCTGATGGGTTCGTACTTTCGCTACCGCCTCCGGGCCATCTAG
- a CDS encoding ATP-binding protein, with translation MLWLAATVQTVAQPGAVPRRNAAAAATQHLRRSEQLLPLNPAAALLQGEQALHLAAVGGPPAAVGSAYLAMGAAYQAQRQYDAALRHFVRALRLYQQLHDESGRARALRMLGRAQYLQGDTGQAYDTYKQALAITLALRDPRSVAQVYGNLGELLGAGGQWQRALRSHEQAYSEWQQAGNLPGQAQALNAIGLAHHQLRQYSRSLYYLRLSLQQARQLGDSTSIGEALASTGRVYQDVGNYEVAMGFYTQAISQLPHYTPPARRAAALQALALVQDSMANRPAAIRALRQALPLARQAGSQIQVSTLYQKLADLYQRENNYPLALAAQRRYSDLQDSVFAERRSAQIAELQTRYETEKKGREIQLLLKNRQIQDANLHRQKLLRNTMAVGALLLLLTVAALYRGRREQARVNRLLQRKNRAINRQKQELSHLNRTKDTLFSIISHDLRSPLSSLYSMLTLQTIGNLPPERMAAHTQRLSRTLDVTLRLLDNLLNWSAAQMQGDKVRPEKVVLQTAVEEALALLAGDAERKNIELRTQLPAHCLVSADVNMLRLVLRNLVGNAIKFTPAEGNVTISARLREAGVWEIAVADTGVGIAVPDQARLFGEDGLHSTLGTAHEKGTGLGLRLCKEFVERNGGRISFESVLGQGTTFWFTLPAAPEAPGPPAPAVPAIAAAAG, from the coding sequence GTGCTGTGGCTGGCGGCCACTGTGCAAACCGTGGCCCAGCCGGGCGCTGTGCCCCGCCGCAACGCAGCGGCGGCAGCCACGCAGCATCTGCGCCGGAGCGAGCAGTTGCTGCCGCTGAACCCGGCTGCGGCGCTGCTGCAAGGCGAGCAGGCGCTGCACCTGGCCGCCGTGGGTGGTCCGCCGGCGGCAGTAGGTAGTGCCTATCTGGCGATGGGCGCGGCCTACCAGGCCCAGCGGCAGTATGATGCGGCGTTGCGCCATTTTGTGCGGGCGTTGCGCCTGTATCAGCAGTTGCACGACGAGTCCGGCCGGGCGCGGGCGCTGCGGATGCTGGGGCGGGCCCAGTACCTGCAGGGCGATACCGGCCAGGCCTACGATACCTACAAGCAGGCCCTCGCCATCACGCTGGCTTTGCGCGACCCGCGCAGCGTGGCGCAGGTCTATGGCAACCTGGGGGAGCTGCTGGGAGCCGGCGGCCAGTGGCAGCGCGCCCTGCGCAGCCACGAGCAGGCCTATTCCGAGTGGCAGCAGGCCGGCAACCTGCCCGGCCAGGCCCAAGCCCTGAACGCCATCGGGCTGGCCCACCATCAGCTGCGCCAGTATAGCCGGTCGCTGTATTACCTGCGGCTTTCGCTGCAGCAGGCCCGGCAGCTGGGCGACAGTACCAGCATCGGGGAGGCGTTGGCCAGCACGGGCCGTGTGTATCAGGATGTGGGCAACTATGAAGTGGCCATGGGTTTTTACACCCAGGCCATCAGCCAGCTGCCGCATTACACGCCCCCGGCCAGGCGGGCGGCCGCGCTGCAGGCGCTGGCCCTCGTGCAGGACTCCATGGCTAACCGGCCCGCCGCTATCCGGGCGCTCCGGCAGGCGCTGCCGCTGGCCCGGCAGGCGGGCTCCCAGATTCAGGTGAGTACGCTGTATCAGAAGCTGGCCGATCTGTATCAGCGGGAAAACAACTACCCGCTGGCTTTGGCAGCGCAGCGCCGCTATTCCGATTTGCAGGACAGCGTATTTGCCGAGCGCCGCTCAGCCCAGATAGCGGAGCTGCAGACGCGCTACGAAACCGAGAAAAAAGGGCGGGAGATTCAGCTTCTGCTCAAAAACCGGCAGATTCAGGACGCCAATCTGCACCGCCAGAAGCTGCTGCGCAACACCATGGCCGTGGGTGCCCTGCTGCTGCTGCTGACGGTGGCCGCTCTGTACCGGGGGCGCCGCGAGCAGGCCCGCGTCAACCGGCTGCTGCAGCGGAAAAACCGGGCTATCAACCGGCAGAAACAGGAGCTGAGTCACCTCAACCGCACCAAAGACACGCTGTTCTCTATTATTTCGCACGACCTGCGTAGTCCGCTCAGTTCGCTGTACTCCATGCTCACGCTGCAGACTATCGGCAATCTGCCGCCTGAACGGATGGCAGCGCATACCCAGCGGCTCAGCCGCACGCTCGACGTGACGCTGCGTCTGCTCGATAACCTGCTCAACTGGTCGGCCGCGCAGATGCAAGGCGACAAAGTGCGTCCCGAGAAAGTGGTGCTGCAGACGGCGGTTGAGGAAGCTCTGGCGCTGCTGGCCGGTGATGCCGAGCGCAAGAACATTGAGCTGCGCACCCAACTCCCCGCGCACTGCCTGGTAAGTGCCGACGTGAATATGCTGCGGCTGGTGCTGCGCAATCTGGTGGGCAACGCCATAAAATTCACGCCGGCCGAGGGCAACGTCACTATTTCTGCGCGCCTCCGGGAAGCGGGCGTGTGGGAAATAGCCGTTGCGGATACCGGGGTGGGCATTGCCGTGCCCGATCAGGCGCGCCTGTTTGGCGAAGACGGCCTGCATTCCACGCTGGGCACGGCCCACGAGAAAGGCACCGGGCTGGGGCTGCGCCTGTGCAAG